The Streptomyces sp. NBC_00440 genome contains a region encoding:
- the phnA gene encoding phosphonoacetate hydrolase yields the protein MKEPVAGRLDGLDVNGRGYGRPRRPVVVVCIDGSEPAYHERAVADGRMPFLERMVQDGSDLRADCTMPSFTNPNNLSIATGTPPSVHGICGNYFYDTESGTEIMMNDPALLRVPTLFAAFSAAGAKVAVITAKDKLRRLLGRDLVDGMCFSAEKADQVTEEENGISKVLERVGAELPSVYSAGLSELVMAAGTDVLEQERPDLMYLSLTDYIQHKHAPGSPVANDFYAMLDGYFERIDALGAVLVVTADHGMNAKSDAGGDARVVFLQDVLDARLGEGTARVVLPITDPYTVHHGALGSYATVHLPAATDVAPLVAALTTLDGVDTVLTRAQACERFELPPDRIGDIVVIAERNTALGTTPARHDISGFEEPLRSHGGLTEQRVPFLVNAPTGPLPEGHRLRNFDAFWVGTALAADRPLTA from the coding sequence ATGAAGGAACCTGTTGCCGGACGGCTCGACGGGCTCGATGTGAACGGGCGTGGCTACGGCCGGCCCCGTCGGCCGGTCGTCGTGGTCTGCATCGACGGCAGTGAACCCGCCTACCATGAACGGGCGGTGGCGGACGGCCGGATGCCCTTCCTGGAACGCATGGTGCAGGACGGCAGCGATCTGCGCGCCGACTGCACCATGCCGTCCTTCACCAACCCCAACAACCTGTCCATCGCCACCGGCACACCACCCTCGGTGCACGGCATCTGCGGCAACTACTTCTACGACACCGAGTCCGGTACCGAGATCATGATGAACGACCCGGCACTGCTGCGGGTGCCCACGCTCTTCGCCGCGTTCTCGGCGGCCGGCGCGAAGGTCGCCGTCATCACGGCCAAGGACAAACTGCGCAGGCTGCTGGGGCGCGACCTGGTCGACGGCATGTGCTTCTCCGCCGAGAAGGCCGACCAGGTCACGGAGGAGGAGAACGGCATCAGCAAGGTGCTGGAGCGCGTCGGCGCCGAGCTGCCCTCCGTGTACAGCGCCGGGCTCAGTGAACTGGTCATGGCAGCCGGTACGGACGTCCTGGAGCAGGAGCGGCCGGACCTCATGTACCTCTCGCTCACCGACTACATCCAGCACAAGCACGCACCGGGCTCGCCCGTCGCCAACGACTTCTACGCGATGCTCGACGGCTACTTCGAGCGGATCGACGCACTCGGCGCCGTCCTGGTCGTCACCGCCGACCACGGGATGAACGCCAAGAGCGACGCCGGGGGCGACGCCCGGGTGGTGTTCCTCCAGGACGTCCTCGACGCACGGCTCGGCGAGGGGACGGCGCGGGTCGTGCTGCCCATCACCGACCCGTACACCGTGCACCACGGGGCGCTCGGCTCGTACGCGACCGTGCATCTGCCCGCCGCCACCGACGTTGCGCCGCTGGTCGCCGCGCTCACCACGCTGGACGGTGTGGACACCGTCCTCACCCGTGCACAGGCCTGCGAGCGCTTCGAGCTGCCGCCGGACCGGATCGGCGACATCGTCGTCATCGCCGAACGCAACACAGCGCTGGGCACGACCCCGGCCCGCCACGACATCTCCGGCTTCGAGGAGCCGCTGCGCTCGCACGGCGGGCTGACGGAGCAGCGCGTGCCGTTCCTGGTCAACGCCCCGACCGGGCCACTCCCCGAGGGCCACCGGCTCCGGAACTTCGACGCCTTCTGGGTGGGCACCGCACTCGCGGCGGACCGGCCGCTCACCGCCTGA
- a CDS encoding DUF6295 family protein yields MCTYTTIKDTVDGSAKGPGSSWFHVSDVTVYFDHPVHAMAEHTLNIDFTDPSKGPSARVALELTAESARTLVAAIQEALAAVPPALTA; encoded by the coding sequence ATGTGCACCTACACGACGATCAAGGACACCGTGGACGGCAGCGCCAAGGGGCCGGGCAGCTCCTGGTTCCATGTGTCCGACGTGACCGTGTACTTCGACCACCCGGTGCACGCGATGGCCGAGCACACGCTCAACATCGACTTCACCGACCCGTCGAAGGGCCCGTCGGCCCGGGTCGCCCTGGAGCTGACGGCCGAGTCCGCCCGCACCCTGGTCGCGGCGATCCAGGAGGCGCTTGCGGCGGTTCCGCCCGCGCTCACCGCATGA
- a CDS encoding chitinase produces MRPIRTLLTAFVTAAAAAGLVTVGSGSAQAATPLPAHVYAPYFESWTGDSPAALAEQSGSTYLTMAFLQAASKGSCTPYWNGDSSTPVSSASFGSDISTIKAKGGDVIASFGGYTADNTGTEIADSCTDVSQIAAAYEKVITTYDITRIDLDTEDNSLTNTAGIDRRNKAVKQVEDWAAANGRTVEFSYTLPTTTHGLASSGLAVLKNAVSNGARIDVTNIMTFDYYDNATHDMANDTQTAAQGLHDQLAKLYPSKTDAQLWGGIGVIEMPGIDDFGAAETFTTANATAVYNWAVDKGINTLSIWALQRDNGGCAGQGGSDSCSGIDQSTWQFAHTFAPFTSGSTTPPPADDFSVSLSPASATVAAGSSTTSSVHTAVTAGSAQPVGLAVSGAPAGVTASVSPGSVDAGGNATLSVSTTSSAVSGTYSLSVTGKTGSATHAATYTLTVTGGATACSAAQWNKTAVYVGGNTVSYGGHTWKAKWWTTGETPGTTGDWGVWQDLGAC; encoded by the coding sequence ATGAGACCGATACGCACCCTTCTCACCGCCTTCGTCACAGCCGCGGCCGCTGCCGGGCTCGTCACGGTCGGCAGTGGATCCGCTCAGGCGGCGACGCCGCTTCCGGCGCACGTGTACGCCCCGTACTTCGAATCCTGGACCGGTGACAGCCCGGCCGCCCTGGCCGAGCAGTCCGGCAGCACCTATCTGACGATGGCGTTCCTCCAGGCGGCGAGCAAGGGGTCGTGCACGCCGTACTGGAACGGCGACAGCAGTACGCCCGTCTCGTCCGCCAGCTTCGGCAGCGACATCAGCACCATCAAGGCCAAGGGCGGTGACGTCATCGCCTCGTTCGGCGGCTACACCGCCGACAACACCGGTACCGAGATCGCCGACAGCTGCACCGACGTCAGCCAGATCGCCGCCGCCTACGAGAAGGTCATCACCACCTACGACATCACCCGGATCGACCTGGACACCGAGGACAACTCCCTCACCAACACCGCGGGTATCGACCGGCGCAACAAGGCCGTCAAGCAGGTGGAGGACTGGGCAGCCGCCAACGGGCGCACCGTCGAGTTCTCCTACACGCTGCCCACGACCACACACGGTCTGGCCTCCAGCGGTCTGGCCGTACTGAAGAACGCGGTGTCCAACGGCGCCAGGATCGACGTCACGAACATCATGACGTTCGACTACTACGACAACGCCACGCACGACATGGCCAACGACACCCAGACCGCGGCCCAGGGCCTGCACGACCAGTTGGCGAAGCTGTACCCGTCGAAGACGGACGCGCAGCTGTGGGGTGGGATCGGCGTCATCGAGATGCCGGGCATCGACGACTTCGGGGCCGCCGAGACCTTCACCACCGCCAACGCCACAGCCGTCTACAACTGGGCTGTCGACAAGGGCATCAACACCCTGTCCATCTGGGCCCTTCAGCGTGACAACGGCGGCTGCGCGGGCCAGGGCGGCTCGGACTCCTGCTCCGGTATCGACCAGAGCACCTGGCAGTTCGCCCACACCTTCGCGCCGTTCACCAGCGGCAGCACCACACCGCCCCCGGCCGACGACTTCTCGGTCTCGCTCTCCCCGGCCTCGGCCACCGTCGCCGCCGGCAGCTCCACCACCTCCTCGGTGCACACCGCGGTCACCGCCGGCTCGGCCCAGCCGGTCGGTCTGGCAGTGAGCGGCGCCCCGGCCGGCGTCACGGCATCGGTCAGCCCCGGCTCGGTCGACGCCGGAGGCAACGCGACCCTGTCGGTCTCCACCACCTCGTCCGCCGTCTCCGGCACGTACTCCCTGTCGGTCACCGGCAAGACGGGGTCCGCCACCCACGCGGCCACCTACACACTGACCGTCACCGGCGGGGCCACCGCCTGCAGTGCGGCGCAGTGGAACAAGACGGCGGTCTACGTCGGCGGCAACACCGTCTCGTACGGCGGCCACACCTGGAAGGCCAAGTGGTGGACCACCGGCGAGACACCCGGAACCACGGGTGACTGGGGCGTCTGGCAGGACCTCGGCGCCTGCTGA
- a CDS encoding glycosyl hydrolase family 18 protein, with protein sequence MAAAMSAALAAGVLTALAAGVSGAQADAASAAKPVAAAASSGGVKIAYYDQWSVYGNAFYPKNLDTEGIAGKLDILNYSFENIDPSSHTCFEATKASDSTNESDPNAGDGAGDAFADYQKSFGADISVNGVADKWDQPIVGNFNQLKELKAKYPKLKIVASIGGWTYSKYFSDAAATDASRKKLVSSCIDMFIKGNLPVQGGYGGDGSAAGIFDGFDIDWEYPGSPNGHTGNHYSTADKANYTKLMAEFRTELDAYGAANGGKKMLLTAALPAGQDKIANLETDKLGQYLDYANVMTYDMHGAWDATGPTNHQDPTYVSPDDPSTPIPPGTEKYSTDNAIKAWTTGDPAYGIPGGFPADKITMGYPLYYRGWTGVSAGSNHGLYQPATGPAPARGISQVPGTAYYKELTGIVANPSTTFYDAASQSNYFYNGTEFWTGLGDQSIQAKADYAHCHGLAGSMMYSLLDLDPAATLFNKIVSATNGSASECSSPPTTPPTTPPPTTPPPTTPPPTTPPPTTPPPSGTCTSPSWSASEVYVGGKQISWKGHNWKAKWWTTNEEPGTTGDWGAWQDLGAC encoded by the coding sequence ATGGCCGCCGCCATGAGCGCGGCGCTGGCCGCGGGAGTGCTCACCGCACTCGCAGCCGGCGTCTCCGGCGCCCAGGCGGACGCCGCGTCCGCCGCCAAGCCCGTGGCTGCCGCCGCGAGCAGCGGGGGCGTCAAGATCGCGTACTACGACCAGTGGAGCGTGTACGGCAACGCCTTCTACCCCAAGAACCTCGACACCGAGGGGATCGCGGGCAAGCTGGACATCCTCAACTACTCGTTCGAGAACATCGACCCGAGCAGCCACACCTGTTTCGAGGCGACCAAGGCGTCCGACTCGACGAACGAGAGCGACCCGAACGCCGGGGACGGCGCGGGCGATGCCTTCGCCGACTACCAGAAGTCCTTCGGCGCCGACATCAGCGTGAACGGTGTCGCCGACAAGTGGGACCAGCCGATCGTCGGCAACTTCAACCAGCTCAAAGAGCTGAAGGCGAAATACCCCAAGCTGAAGATCGTCGCGTCGATCGGCGGCTGGACGTACTCCAAGTACTTCTCCGACGCGGCCGCGACCGACGCGAGCCGCAAGAAGCTCGTCAGCTCCTGCATCGACATGTTCATCAAGGGAAACCTGCCGGTGCAGGGCGGTTACGGCGGCGACGGCTCCGCGGCCGGCATCTTCGACGGCTTCGACATCGACTGGGAGTACCCCGGCTCGCCCAACGGGCATACGGGCAACCACTACAGCACTGCGGACAAGGCGAACTACACCAAGCTGATGGCCGAGTTCCGCACCGAGCTGGATGCCTACGGCGCTGCCAACGGCGGCAAGAAGATGCTGCTCACCGCGGCGCTGCCGGCCGGCCAGGACAAGATCGCGAACCTTGAGACCGACAAGCTCGGCCAGTACCTCGACTACGCGAACGTCATGACGTACGACATGCACGGCGCCTGGGACGCGACCGGCCCGACCAACCACCAGGACCCGACGTACGTGTCGCCCGACGACCCGTCGACGCCGATCCCGCCCGGAACCGAGAAGTACTCCACCGACAACGCCATCAAGGCGTGGACCACGGGTGACCCGGCCTACGGCATCCCCGGTGGATTCCCGGCCGACAAGATCACCATGGGCTATCCGCTGTACTACCGGGGCTGGACCGGCGTTTCGGCAGGGAGCAACCACGGCCTGTACCAGCCGGCCACCGGACCGGCACCGGCGCGCGGCATCAGTCAGGTCCCGGGGACCGCGTACTACAAGGAACTGACGGGCATCGTCGCCAACCCGTCCACCACGTTCTACGACGCGGCCTCACAGTCCAACTACTTCTACAACGGTACGGAGTTCTGGACAGGCCTGGGCGACCAGAGCATCCAGGCCAAGGCGGACTACGCGCACTGCCACGGCCTGGCCGGCTCGATGATGTACTCCCTGCTCGACCTCGACCCCGCAGCCACCCTGTTCAACAAGATCGTTTCCGCGACGAACGGGTCCGCGTCCGAGTGCTCGTCGCCCCCGACGACGCCCCCGACCACGCCGCCCCCGACCACGCCGCCTCCCACCACGCCGCCTCCCACCACGCCGCCTCCCACCACTCCGCCCCCGTCCGGCACCTGCACCTCGCCGTCCTGGAGCGCTTCCGAGGTCTACGTCGGTGGCAAGCAGATCTCCTGGAAGGGCCACAACTGGAAGGCCAAGTGGTGGACCACCAATGAGGAGCCGGGCACCACGGGCGACTGGGGGGCCTGGCAGGACCTGGGCGCCTGCTGA
- a CDS encoding VanZ family protein, producing the protein MSSSMHSAVMAALVLVLAVAAVVAYRPVTRRTGLPAGAVLGVLLAVAVCLGITLPDQIVSGAAGRLGACVTGDSVRTLTGGFAHNAVNVVLWVPMGLLGTLASRRPVAVTLAGSAAWVVVELLQTLDPVRSCQPLDWANNTLGVAAGALLGWLIGRARDSRQAGEIHAD; encoded by the coding sequence ATGTCCTCCTCGATGCACAGTGCCGTGATGGCGGCGCTCGTACTGGTCCTTGCTGTTGCCGCGGTGGTCGCGTACCGGCCGGTCACACGGAGAACGGGCCTGCCGGCCGGGGCCGTGCTGGGGGTACTGCTCGCGGTGGCGGTGTGCCTGGGGATCACGCTGCCCGATCAGATCGTCAGTGGGGCAGCAGGGCGGCTCGGGGCGTGCGTGACCGGTGACTCGGTCAGGACGCTCACGGGCGGCTTCGCGCACAACGCGGTCAATGTGGTGCTGTGGGTGCCCATGGGGCTGCTGGGCACGCTGGCCTCGCGGCGGCCGGTGGCCGTGACGCTCGCGGGGTCGGCGGCGTGGGTGGTGGTCGAGCTGCTGCAGACGCTCGATCCCGTACGGTCCTGCCAGCCGCTCGACTGGGCGAACAACACCCTGGGCGTCGCGGCCGGCGCACTTCTGGGGTGGCTGATCGGCCGGGCGCGCGACTCCCGGCAGGCCGGGGAAATCCACGCCGACTAG
- a CDS encoding TIGR03364 family FAD-dependent oxidoreductase codes for MTVNRADTAVVGGGIVGLAHALAAARRGDRVVLFERDDFAVGASIRNFGMIWSIGQQRGEVYERALRTREIWLEIAAKSGLWAAPTGSLHLAHHPDEVAVLEEFLAITPPARDRGARMITAAETRERSATARTDGLLAAMWSPTELNVDPRLAIPAVARHLVTEYGVDIRFGTTVRGISLPTVSTTEGEWHADRVYVCSGNDFATLYPEVFARSGLMRCKLQMMRTGAQPAGWQLGPMLCGGLTLLHYAAFDDCVSKAALAARMGEELPFHRENGVHVLLSQTADGRLTIGDSHAYAKTLHPFESEEINEAVVDYLGTFAQLPNPAITERWSGYYPSLRDGRTQLVAEPEPGVTVVNGVGGAGMTLSFGLAEEIVGR; via the coding sequence ATGACTGTCAACCGTGCCGACACCGCCGTCGTCGGCGGAGGCATCGTCGGCCTCGCCCACGCGCTCGCCGCAGCCCGCCGGGGGGACCGCGTCGTCCTGTTCGAGCGCGACGACTTCGCCGTCGGTGCCTCCATCCGTAACTTCGGCATGATCTGGTCGATCGGCCAGCAGCGCGGCGAGGTCTACGAACGCGCCCTGCGGACCCGCGAGATCTGGCTGGAGATAGCCGCCAAGTCCGGTCTCTGGGCCGCACCGACCGGATCACTGCACCTCGCACACCACCCCGACGAGGTCGCGGTACTCGAAGAGTTCCTCGCGATCACGCCGCCGGCCCGGGACCGCGGCGCCCGGATGATCACCGCAGCCGAGACCCGTGAGCGCAGCGCCACCGCGCGCACCGACGGCTTGCTCGCCGCGATGTGGAGCCCGACCGAACTCAACGTCGACCCGCGGCTCGCCATCCCGGCGGTCGCCAGGCACCTGGTGACCGAGTACGGCGTCGACATCCGGTTCGGCACGACCGTACGCGGCATCTCGCTGCCGACGGTCTCCACCACCGAGGGCGAGTGGCACGCCGACCGGGTCTATGTGTGCAGCGGCAACGACTTCGCGACGCTGTACCCCGAAGTCTTCGCCCGGAGCGGTCTGATGCGGTGCAAGCTCCAGATGATGCGCACCGGGGCCCAGCCGGCCGGCTGGCAGCTCGGCCCGATGCTCTGCGGCGGGCTGACTCTCCTGCACTACGCGGCCTTCGACGACTGCGTGTCGAAGGCCGCGCTGGCGGCCCGGATGGGCGAGGAACTGCCCTTCCACCGGGAGAACGGCGTCCACGTCCTGCTCTCCCAGACCGCGGACGGTCGGCTGACGATCGGCGACAGCCATGCGTACGCCAAGACCCTCCACCCCTTCGAGAGCGAGGAGATCAACGAGGCGGTCGTCGACTATCTGGGCACCTTCGCGCAGTTGCCCAACCCGGCCATCACCGAGCGCTGGAGCGGCTACTACCCGTCTCTGCGGGACGGGCGTACGCAACTGGTGGCCGAGCCCGAACCGGGCGTCACCGTCGTGAACGGCGTCGGCGGCGCCGGGATGACGCTGTCGTTCGGCCTGGCCGAGGAGATCGTCGGCCGCTGA
- a CDS encoding MFS transporter, whose protein sequence is MADTPLQQPPPTGTPVTTREALDEVSPLLRSARARRWRRQIFAITWLAYVGFYFVRQAFSVAKLGILDDPSVNTVLTEHVLGIIDAVYLAAYAAGQFLWGMWADRFGPRVVVIGGMAGAIAAACLMGLNSALLVFGGAMVIQGLSQSAGWAPLCKNMGNFFAVGERGRVLGVWSTNYAFGGLVAPPFLGWIAYSVLDSWRAAFLAGAATLAVVLLLFVLLQRNSPRDVGLPDPTDPTDPVEIAEPTNPAEPTEPSLSPGPGAGSEPRRSAVGLYRETLRDRMVLTLGLCYFLLKPARYAILLWGPVIVSHRLPEINKVGATLIPIAFGVTGVLAPILVGWVSDRLFRSRRVPACVLALGVLTAALALFMPLTAAGSVGVMIAVLAVIGLAVYAADAMISCVAAVDFGSAKGAGTAAGLVNGCGSVGAILGGLLPGFLSGGVLFTGFAGAALLAGLLMLPHWNRVPRPAS, encoded by the coding sequence ATGGCAGACACCCCACTCCAGCAACCACCACCGACCGGCACCCCCGTCACCACACGTGAAGCGCTCGACGAGGTCTCACCGCTGCTCCGTTCCGCGCGCGCCCGCCGCTGGCGGCGGCAGATCTTCGCGATCACCTGGCTCGCGTACGTCGGCTTCTACTTCGTCCGGCAGGCGTTCTCCGTGGCCAAGCTGGGCATCCTGGACGACCCCTCGGTGAACACGGTGCTCACCGAGCATGTCCTCGGCATCATCGACGCGGTCTATCTCGCGGCCTACGCGGCCGGGCAGTTCCTCTGGGGCATGTGGGCCGACCGGTTCGGGCCGCGCGTGGTCGTGATCGGCGGGATGGCCGGTGCCATCGCCGCGGCCTGTCTGATGGGGCTCAACAGCGCGCTCCTGGTGTTCGGCGGCGCCATGGTGATCCAGGGGTTGTCCCAGTCGGCGGGGTGGGCGCCCCTCTGCAAGAACATGGGGAACTTCTTCGCTGTGGGGGAGCGGGGCCGGGTGCTCGGTGTGTGGAGCACCAACTACGCGTTCGGCGGGCTCGTGGCCCCGCCGTTCCTCGGGTGGATCGCCTACTCGGTGCTCGACAGCTGGCGGGCCGCCTTCCTCGCCGGCGCCGCCACCCTCGCCGTCGTACTCCTGCTGTTCGTGCTCCTCCAGCGCAACTCCCCCCGCGACGTGGGACTGCCGGATCCCACCGACCCCACCGATCCCGTAGAAATCGCAGAGCCCACCAACCCCGCAGAGCCCACGGAACCCAGCCTCAGCCCCGGGCCCGGAGCGGGCAGCGAGCCGCGCCGCTCGGCCGTCGGGCTCTACCGTGAAACCCTGCGCGACCGCATGGTGCTGACCCTCGGCCTCTGCTACTTCCTTCTCAAGCCCGCCCGTTACGCCATCCTGCTCTGGGGGCCGGTCATCGTCAGCCACCGGCTGCCCGAGATCAACAAGGTCGGCGCCACACTCATCCCCATCGCGTTCGGCGTCACCGGCGTCCTCGCCCCGATCCTGGTGGGCTGGGTCTCCGACCGGCTGTTCCGGTCCCGCCGGGTGCCGGCATGCGTCCTCGCCCTGGGCGTACTGACCGCGGCCCTCGCCCTGTTCATGCCGCTCACCGCGGCCGGCAGCGTCGGCGTGATGATCGCCGTTCTCGCCGTGATCGGACTCGCCGTGTACGCGGCCGACGCGATGATCTCCTGTGTCGCCGCCGTGGACTTCGGCAGCGCCAAGGGCGCGGGAACCGCCGCAGGGCTGGTCAACGGCTGCGGCTCGGTGGGTGCCATCCTCGGCGGCCTGCTCCCCGGATTCCTCTCCGGCGGTGTGCTGTTCACCGGCTTCGCGGGGGCCGCGCTCCTCGCCGGACTGCTGATGCTCCCGCACTGGAACCGCGTACCGCGCCCCGCGTCCTGA
- a CDS encoding dienelactone hydrolase family protein, giving the protein MSDSLTAETIRLTGHNGDEIEAYLARPQGGTPRGGVVVIHHMPGYDRGSKEIVRRFAELGYDAVCPNLFYREAPGAAPDDAAAANRAAGGVPDDRLAGDVGGAAEYLRALSTSNGKVGTIGYCSGGRQSVLAACRLDLDAAVDCYGAFVTGTPPEGFPLKVTNLVGELPGLRAPLLGLFGADDSFPGPEQVAELEQILTEHGKDFEFHTYEGAGHAFFSTDRPSYNVAAANDGWERVETFFAKHLGV; this is encoded by the coding sequence ATGAGTGACTCACTAACCGCGGAAACCATCAGGCTCACCGGTCACAACGGCGACGAGATCGAGGCATATCTGGCCCGCCCGCAGGGCGGAACCCCGCGCGGCGGCGTCGTGGTCATCCACCACATGCCCGGTTACGACCGGGGCAGCAAGGAGATCGTCCGCAGGTTCGCCGAGCTGGGCTACGACGCGGTCTGCCCGAACCTCTTCTACCGCGAGGCGCCCGGCGCGGCCCCTGACGACGCGGCAGCCGCCAACCGTGCGGCCGGCGGAGTGCCGGACGACCGTCTCGCGGGTGACGTGGGCGGGGCAGCGGAGTATCTGCGGGCGCTGTCCACCTCCAACGGCAAGGTGGGCACGATCGGTTACTGCTCCGGCGGGCGGCAGAGCGTACTCGCCGCCTGCCGTCTCGACCTCGATGCGGCGGTGGACTGCTACGGCGCGTTCGTCACCGGAACACCGCCCGAGGGCTTCCCGCTGAAGGTCACCAACCTGGTCGGCGAGCTCCCCGGGCTGCGCGCTCCGCTGCTCGGCCTTTTCGGGGCCGACGACAGCTTCCCCGGCCCCGAGCAGGTAGCCGAGCTGGAGCAGATCCTCACGGAGCACGGCAAGGACTTCGAGTTCCACACGTACGAGGGCGCAGGTCACGCGTTCTTCTCCACCGACAGGCCCTCGTACAACGTGGCGGCGGCGAACGACGGCTGGGAGCGGGTCGAGACCTTCTTCGCCAAGCACCTGGGGGTCTGA
- a CDS encoding LysR family transcriptional regulator, which produces MELNLHRLWIFMQVVEHHGFSAAAQKLYMSQPSVSNQVRRLEQSLRVTLVDRSGARTRPTAEGEVLAEYGKRVFLLADEAVAAVQQVSGLASGRLLIGGTTTVGTYLLPSLLARYQAAHPGIECDIFVGNNEAVLERLTGGGIGVAVVAGAPTTAQLVVEHVLDERLVLVAAPSHPLAGAGEVRPAELSGSRFLLREPGSQTRELQEQVLAEWDLTEVSHGDIWGPEAVKQCVAAGLGLTLISEHAVDSDVRAGSLAVLPVGPRPRSRPISLVSRRDRLLSPAERAFIALLRTTGSWPRDSPAGQPRAGSDPVI; this is translated from the coding sequence GTGGAACTCAACCTCCACCGATTGTGGATCTTTATGCAAGTGGTCGAGCACCACGGCTTCTCGGCGGCGGCCCAGAAGCTCTACATGAGCCAGCCGTCCGTCTCCAACCAGGTGCGCAGACTGGAGCAGTCCCTGCGGGTCACCCTGGTGGACCGCTCCGGCGCCCGCACCCGCCCCACCGCCGAGGGCGAGGTCCTGGCCGAGTACGGCAAACGGGTCTTCCTGCTGGCCGACGAGGCCGTCGCCGCGGTTCAGCAGGTGAGCGGGCTGGCGTCGGGCCGGCTGCTGATCGGCGGCACGACGACGGTCGGCACCTATCTGCTGCCGTCGCTCCTCGCCCGGTACCAGGCGGCGCATCCGGGCATCGAGTGCGACATCTTCGTGGGCAACAACGAGGCAGTGCTGGAACGGCTGACCGGAGGCGGAATCGGGGTGGCGGTGGTGGCGGGGGCGCCCACCACGGCCCAGCTGGTCGTCGAACACGTACTGGACGAGCGGCTGGTGCTCGTCGCCGCGCCGTCGCATCCGCTGGCGGGTGCGGGCGAGGTCCGTCCCGCCGAGCTGTCGGGCTCGCGGTTCCTGCTGCGCGAGCCCGGTTCACAGACCCGCGAACTCCAGGAACAGGTGCTGGCCGAGTGGGACTTGACGGAGGTGTCGCACGGCGACATCTGGGGCCCGGAGGCCGTCAAGCAGTGTGTGGCCGCCGGTCTCGGGCTCACGCTGATCTCCGAGCACGCGGTCGACAGTGATGTACGGGCGGGTTCGCTGGCCGTGCTGCCGGTCGGCCCGCGGCCGCGGTCCCGCCCGATCAGTCTGGTGAGCCGGCGCGACCGGCTTCTCTCCCCCGCCGAGCGGGCCTTCATCGCCCTGCTGCGTACGACCGGCAGCTGGCCCCGGGACTCTCCCGCCGGGCAGCCGCGGGCCGGTTCGGATCCGGTGATATAG